The proteins below are encoded in one region of Tautonia marina:
- a CDS encoding methyltransferase gives MARSLHSSRIEETVDRLRASGAESVLDLGCGSGRLLARLLREPQFRRVAGLDICPRSLSQAADSLRAERDQHDGRLELIHGSFTEPDDRLCGFDAAVMVETIEHLDPRRLSEVERTVFQHWRPKTVVITTPNRDFNALFQRDARILRHRDHRFEWSREKFARWAGGVAERNGYHVTFDGIGQEHPAFGCPTQVAEFALRDAPP, from the coding sequence ATGGCCCGATCGCTCCATAGCTCTCGGATCGAGGAGACGGTCGACCGGCTCCGAGCCAGCGGAGCCGAGAGTGTCCTGGACCTCGGGTGTGGGTCGGGTCGGCTGCTGGCTCGCCTGCTCCGCGAGCCGCAATTCCGTCGGGTGGCCGGCCTCGACATCTGCCCGCGCTCGCTGAGCCAGGCCGCCGACTCCCTGCGAGCGGAACGAGACCAGCACGACGGTCGCCTGGAATTGATCCACGGTTCCTTCACCGAGCCGGACGATCGGCTCTGCGGGTTCGACGCCGCCGTGATGGTCGAGACGATCGAGCATCTTGATCCCAGGCGTCTCTCGGAGGTCGAGCGGACGGTCTTTCAGCACTGGCGGCCGAAAACGGTGGTCATCACCACGCCGAACCGCGACTTCAACGCTCTCTTTCAACGCGATGCGCGGATCTTGCGACACCGGGATCACCGCTTCGAATGGTCTCGAGAAAAGTTCGCTCGATGGGCCGGCGGCGTCGCCGAGCGGAACGGTTACCACGTCACCTTCGACGGCATCGGTCAGGAACACCCGGCGTTCGGCTGCCCGACCCAGGTGGCGGAATTCGCACTGAGGGACGCACCTCCATGA
- a CDS encoding DUF1349 domain-containing protein, protein MSDEPLIESFGNPSISPRLRWLNPPQRWDVDREASCLRVWPEGGTDFWQKTHYGFEADTGHFLHLVASADFVLTARVRSRPVHQYDQAGLMVRVSPTCWLKTSIEFEPNGPNRLGAVVTNDGFSDWSTQSIPHEVETVWFRVRLEGNDCLVEVSRDGSTWEQIRMAPLRERPSVPTVACGLYACSPKGAGFMAEFAELSFVPGRLQHG, encoded by the coding sequence ATGAGCGACGAACCGTTGATCGAGTCGTTTGGGAATCCGTCGATCAGTCCTCGCCTCCGATGGCTCAACCCGCCGCAGCGTTGGGACGTGGATCGCGAGGCGTCCTGTCTGCGGGTCTGGCCCGAGGGGGGAACCGACTTCTGGCAGAAGACGCACTACGGATTCGAGGCCGACACCGGGCACTTCCTCCATCTGGTCGCCTCGGCCGATTTCGTCCTGACCGCTCGGGTCCGGTCGCGGCCGGTCCATCAGTACGATCAGGCCGGGTTGATGGTCCGCGTCTCGCCGACTTGCTGGCTGAAAACCTCGATCGAGTTCGAGCCGAACGGTCCGAACCGCCTCGGAGCCGTGGTGACGAACGACGGCTTCTCGGACTGGTCCACCCAGTCGATCCCTCACGAGGTCGAGACGGTCTGGTTCCGTGTCCGGCTCGAAGGCAACGATTGCCTGGTCGAGGTATCGCGCGACGGATCAACCTGGGAACAGATCCGCATGGCTCCCCTCCGCGAGCGGCCGAGCGTGCCGACCGTCGCCTGCGGCCTCTACGCGTGCAGTCCGAAAGGGGCCGGCTTCATGGCCGAATTTGCCGAGTTAAGCTTCGTGCCGGGACGCCTCCAACACGGCTGA
- a CDS encoding peptide chain release factor 3 codes for MINGYGMKLLDGNGRGHLPGEADPGTTIFDPTVRAEVRRRRTFAIISHPDAGKTTLTEKLLLYAGCLDVAGMVRGRRNQRAVTSDWMALERQRGISITSTALSVDYQGVRVNLLDTPGHEDFSEDTYRTLMAADSAVMVLDATKGVEPQTEKLFQVCARRGIPILTFVNKLDRPGSDPLGILSEIERVLGIAASPLNWPVGLGRDFRGLCHRETREVTLFDPAARGSLVVPTTTCRLDDPDDDRLSPSDRDQLQGDLDLLDVAGAPFDHDRFLQGQVTPVFFGSALTNYGVEAFFDAFLKLGPPPGSRRAEHGPVPADRAEFAGFIFKLQANMDPKHRDRVAFLRVCSGRFERDMEVTNARTGTKLRLARSHRLFAQGRETTDEAFPGDVVGLNSTGDLRLGDTLYAGPPIRYEPLPEFPPECFARLDCADTGRRKQFDRGLFQLVEEGAVRVLVSTRPGVRELYLAAVGTLQFDVVQARLESEYGVPTRLVPMEPKLARRVGGDAAALKSLWLPRASIPTSDRDGLPVILFSTSFELESCRKNNPELHFEPLS; via the coding sequence ATGATCAACGGATACGGAATGAAACTTCTGGATGGGAACGGTCGGGGGCATCTTCCAGGCGAAGCGGATCCAGGCACCACGATCTTTGATCCGACGGTCAGGGCCGAGGTCAGGCGACGGCGGACCTTTGCCATCATCTCTCACCCCGACGCCGGCAAGACAACCTTGACCGAGAAGCTCTTGCTCTATGCCGGGTGCCTCGACGTGGCCGGTATGGTCCGCGGTCGGCGGAATCAGCGGGCGGTAACCTCGGACTGGATGGCCCTGGAACGGCAGCGGGGGATCTCGATCACCTCGACGGCCCTGAGCGTCGATTATCAAGGGGTTCGCGTCAACCTGCTCGACACCCCCGGCCACGAGGACTTCAGCGAAGACACCTATCGGACCTTGATGGCCGCCGATAGCGCCGTGATGGTACTCGACGCGACGAAGGGGGTCGAACCGCAGACTGAGAAGCTGTTTCAGGTCTGCGCCAGGCGCGGGATTCCCATCCTGACGTTCGTGAACAAGCTCGACCGCCCTGGCAGTGATCCGCTGGGCATTCTCAGCGAGATCGAGCGCGTTCTGGGCATTGCCGCCTCCCCCTTGAACTGGCCGGTCGGTCTGGGCCGAGACTTCCGCGGCCTCTGCCATCGCGAAACGCGCGAGGTGACGCTATTTGACCCCGCGGCCCGCGGATCGCTCGTCGTGCCGACGACCACCTGTCGACTTGACGATCCTGACGACGACCGGCTCTCACCGTCCGATCGGGACCAGCTCCAGGGCGACCTCGACCTGCTCGACGTGGCCGGGGCGCCGTTCGACCACGATCGGTTTCTTCAAGGCCAGGTGACCCCCGTCTTCTTCGGCAGCGCTCTGACGAATTACGGGGTCGAAGCCTTCTTCGATGCCTTTCTGAAGCTGGGACCTCCTCCCGGCTCCCGCCGCGCCGAGCATGGCCCGGTCCCCGCCGATCGGGCGGAGTTCGCCGGGTTCATCTTCAAGCTGCAGGCGAACATGGACCCGAAGCACCGCGACCGGGTGGCCTTTCTCCGCGTCTGCTCGGGACGCTTCGAGCGCGACATGGAAGTCACCAACGCCCGGACCGGCACGAAGCTTCGCCTCGCCCGATCCCACCGCCTGTTTGCCCAGGGGCGTGAGACGACCGACGAGGCCTTTCCCGGCGACGTGGTCGGGCTGAACAGCACCGGTGACCTGCGGCTCGGAGACACGCTCTACGCCGGCCCTCCGATCCGCTACGAACCGTTGCCGGAGTTCCCTCCCGAGTGCTTCGCCCGGCTCGATTGCGCCGACACGGGACGCCGCAAGCAGTTCGACCGCGGCCTGTTTCAACTCGTCGAGGAAGGGGCGGTTCGCGTGCTGGTCAGCACCCGGCCGGGAGTCCGAGAACTCTACCTGGCGGCTGTCGGCACGTTGCAGTTCGACGTGGTGCAGGCGAGGCTCGAATCGGAGTACGGCGTGCCGACCCGCCTGGTCCCGATGGAGCCGAAGCTCGCCCGACGGGTTGGCGGCGACGCGGCGGCGCTCAAGAGCCTCTGGTTGCCGAGGGCCTCGATCCCCACCTCCGACCGCGACGGCCTCCCGGTCATCCTGTTCAGCACCTCGTTTGAGCTGGAAAGCTGCCGCAAGAACAATCCCGAGCTTCACTTCGAACCGCTTTCGTAA